From a region of the Rhipicephalus microplus isolate Deutch F79 chromosome X, USDA_Rmic, whole genome shotgun sequence genome:
- the LOC119160834 gene encoding uncharacterized protein LOC119160834, which yields MLYVNNLVRPPKRASVEGDGPQLLLKLQGLFDKGKPASSQIDMLAVLFDDVLEEPGEAVNNASVPDVTLSTKECILDYLAGYVVKKFSTISCTDCVGTLKSQTREPTDLIQKKSRGFLQVPSSQLLSLLHIMEGHVEELTVDTVACADVYANIVDQVLLDSRIASAGVGCRLHYVGTTAEVVHFFLRCRLHFYTREKNKLTRATRRANCPANGGNKPHG from the exons ATGCTCTATGTAAACAACCTAGTTCGGCCGCCAAAACGGGCCTCGGTCGAGGGAGATGGACCCCAGCTGTTGCTCAAGCTCCAGGGCCTCTTTGACAAGGGAAAACCTGCCTCCAGTCAG ATTGACATGTTGGCGGTCCTCTTTGATGACGTTCTTGAGGAGCCGGGAGAGGCAGTGAACAATGCATCCGTGCCTGACGTTACGCTCTCCACCAAAGAGTGCATTCTTGATTATCTTGCCGGTTACGTGGTAAAGAAGTTTTCAACGATAAGCTGCACTGACTGCGTGGGAACACTCAAGAGCCAGACACGAGAGCCAACTGACCTAATCCAGAAGAAGTCAAGAGGATTCCTGCAAGTGCCCTCATCCCAGCTTCTCAGCCTGTTGCACATTATGGAAGGACATGTTGAAGAACTGACTGTGGACACAGTTGCATGTGCCGATGTGTATGCGAACATTGTTGACCAAGTTTTGCTCGACAGCCGCATTGCTTCTGCTGGTGTGGGCTGTAGGTTGCACTATGTGGGTACCACAGCAGAGGTTGTTCATTTTTTCTTGAGGTGCCGCCTGCACTTTTACACCAGGGAAAAAAACAAGCTGACACGAGCGACGCGGCGAGCAAACTGCCCAGCAAATGGTGGCAACAAGCCCCATGGGTAG
- the LOC142777077 gene encoding uncharacterized protein LOC142777077 yields the protein MPLTCCVPGCRSGYRSCTEKASLFCLPSDREQRDRWKRAIPRQETGAFNFESKAVRVCEKHFDTTDIIRADEFRISGQSVLLQREKPKLRVGAIPRIFENLPAYLTKPKPRSRSQRENPPAKRRRVSSPNNDGTAASVSSSTEPCDPEAAGDDGGVISTGSCTEMACQTEGNVCSISELHAVKDQLRSTKQQLRLC from the exons ATGCCTCTGACGTGCTGCGTACCTGGTTGCCGCTCTGGCTATCGGAGTTGTACAGAAAAAGCTTCGCTGTTCTGCCTCCCAAGCGACCGCGAACAACGCGACAGGTGGAAGCGAGCCATTCCACGACAGGAGACGGGCGCTTTCAACTTCGAGTCGAAGGCCGTTCGTGTGTGCGAGAAACATTTCGACACCACGGACATTATTCGAGCCGATGAGTTCAGAATAAGTGGACAATCTGTGCTTCTGCAGCGCGAGAAGCCTAAGCTCCGCGTCGGTGCCATACCCCGGATATTTGAAAACCTGCCGGCGTATCTTACGAAGCCCAAGCCACGGTCGCGCTCACAGCGAGAAAATCCGCCTGCAAAACGTCGTCGCGTTTCGTCGCCGAACAACGATGGCACTGCAGCTTCTGTGAGCTCCAGCACAGAGCCCTGCGATCCTGAAGCAGCCGGAGATGATG GTGGAGTGATAAGCACTGGAAGCTGCACAGAGATGGCATGCCAGACAGAGGGAAATGTCTGCTCCATCTCAGAGCTCCACGCAGTTAAAGACCAGCTTCGAAGCACTAAGCAGCAACTTCGTTTGTGCTAA
- the LOC142776668 gene encoding uncharacterized protein LOC142776668 yields MKANAKSATAARNLKADFGFDSTLFTVLCEKLEAVPERERRGVLMFDEMSVRKSVHIRESDMALLGKVDFAEHTRPGDHGKDGDHVLVFLFRPFLGGWSQTVGTFCASGAAPGSIVAKLLLQCIVHLTNAGVVVDAVTCDNSTSNQSALRSLGTSFQILFSCG; encoded by the exons ATGAAAGCCAACGCGAAGTCTGCAACAGCTGCGCG AAATCTGAAAGCTGATTTTGGCTTCGACAGCACTTTGTTCACGGTTCTGTGTGAAAAGCTAGAAGCAGTTCCAGAAAGAGAGCGTCGAG GAGTGCTCATGTTCGATGAAATGAGCGTCAGAAAAAGCGTCCACATTCGCGAGTCGGACATGGCACTGCTGGGCAAGGTGGATTTCGCCGAACACACACGACCAGGTGACCATGGCAAAGACGGCGACCACGTGCTGGTCTTTCTGTTTCGGCCTTTTCTGGGAGGGTGGTCACAAACTGTGGGCACATTTTGTGCTTCTGGTGCTGCCCCAGGATCAATcgtggcgaagctccttttgcAGTGCATTGTTCACCTTACAAACGCTGGTGTTGTTGTTGACGCAGTGACCTGCGACAACTCCACATCAAACCAATCAGCCTTGAGATCTCTGGGTACgtcttttcaaattttatttagCTGTGGTTAG